CACCGACGTCGGTCCGCGGGTGAAAGGTACCTGGAAAAAGCCCTGGCTCAACGATCGCGGGCATAGCCTGGAAACCAGCGCCAGCGTATCGGCTCCGGAGCAGCAGCTGGATCTGACCTACAAGATCCCGCTGCTCAAGAACCCCCTGGAGCAGTATTACCTGTTGCAAGGCGGGCTCAAGAACGTCGATCTTAACGACACCAAGTCCGTCACCTCCAAAGTGGTGGCCTCGCGCAACTGGGATCTCTCCAGCGGCTGGCAGCGGGCGATCAACCTGACCTGGCGCTGGGATAACTTTACCCAGGGTAACGTCAGCAACACCACCATGCTGCTGTACCCTGGCGTCAGCTTCAACCGCACCCGTTCGCGCGGCGGCCTGATGCCGACCTGGGGCGACAGCCAGCGTTACTCCATCGACGTGTCCGACACCTCCTGGGGATCCGGCGTGGACTTCGCGTTGATGCAGGCGCAGAACGTCTGGATCCGCACTTTGGCGGACAAGCACCGCTTCGTGGCGCGCGGGCAGGTGGGCTGGATCGAAACCAACGACTTCGACAAAGTGCCACCGGATCTGCGCTTCTTCGCCGGCGGTGACCGCAGCATTCGCGGCTACAAGTACAAAGACATTTCGCCGCGCGGTGACGACGGCAAGCTGACCGGCGCTTCCAAGATGCTGACCGGTTCGCTGGAGTATCAATATAACGTGACCGGCAAATGGTGGGGGGCGATGTTCGTCGACTCCGGTGAAGCGGTGAACGATATCAAGCAGAGCAACTTCAAGACCGGCGCAGGCGTAGGCGTGCGCTGGCAGTCGCCGGTAGGGCCGGTGAAGCTGGATATCGCCGCACCTGTGGGGGACAAGGACACCCACGGGATGCAGTTCTACATCGGTTTGGGGCCTGAACTATGAGCCTGGTTAAAAAGATTTGTCTTGGATTTCTGGTCGTTCTGCTGTTGCTGATCGGTGGCTTGGCCTTCCTGATAGGTACCACCACCGGTTTGCATATGGTCATCAACGGCGCGGCGCGCTGGGTGCCGGGGCTGGAGATCGCCGGCGTCAGCGGCGGTTGGCGCGATCTGACGCTGAAGGGCGTGAAATATCAGATGCCGGGCGTGACGGTCAACGCCGGGCAGTTCCATCTCTCCCTTGACCTGTCTTGCTTTAAACGCAGCTCGCTGTGTGTCAACGCCTTGACCGCCCAGGATGTGGACGTGGCGGTGAACACCAAAGAGATGGCGCCCTCCGCGCCGGTGGAAGAGAGCAGTGAGCCGACCACCAATCTCAGCACCCCTTATCCGATCACCCTGCGTCTGTTGGCGCTGAACAACGTCAAGGTCACCGTCGACGACACCGCCATCTCGCTGGCCGAGTTCCGCACCGGCGCGCAGTGGCAAGAGCGTGCGCTGACGTTGATGCCCACCAAGATCGGCTCGCTGCTGATCGCCTTACCGAAAACCCCGCAAAACCCGTTGCCGGAAGCGGTGCAACCGGCGGTCGAGGTGGCGAAAAAGGTCGGTGAGCAGGTTGCCGACGCGGCGAAGCCGGCGCCGGCGCAGCCGCCGGAAGAGAAGCCGCTGGGCGAAACGCTGAAAGAACTGTTCGCCAAACCGCTGTTGCCGGATCTGCCGGATATCCGCCTGCCGTTGGATATCACCGTCAAAGAGATCAGCGGCGAGCAGCTGCGGTTGACCGGAGATACCGACGTGCTGATCACGAGCCTGTTGCTGCAGGCCAGCACGCAGGATCAGCATATCCAGCTGGACAACTTCGACGTGAAGTCGCCGCAGGGCATGCTGTCGGTGCAGGGGCAGGCGACTCTGACCGGCGATTGGCCGGTGGCCCTGACCGCCAACAGCGCGTTGAATATCGAACCGCTGAAGGGCGAGAAGGTGAAGCTGAACATCGGCGGCGGGCTGCGTGACGAGCTGAAGGTGGCGCTGAACCTGTCCGGCCCGGTCGGCGCCCAACTCGATGTGCAAACCCGGCTGGCCGAAGCCGGCCTGCCGCTGGCGCTGACGTTGCAGAGCAAGCAGCTGAAATGGCCGCTGAGCGGCGAGGCGCAGTATCAGGTTAATGACTTCCGCCTGCGCTTTAACGGCAAGGCGACCGACTACGCGCTGTCGACGCGCGCCAATCTGAAAGGCCAGGATCTGCCGCCGGCGGTGCTGACGCTGGACGGCAAAGGCAACGTCGAGCAGTTCAAGCTGGAGCGCCTGCGGCTGGCGGCGCTGCAGGGCAATACCGATCTTACCGCGCTGGTGGACTGGAGCAAGGCGATCAGCTGGACCTCGCAATTGACGCTGAGCGGCATCAATACCGCCAAGCAGTGGCCGGAATGGCCGGCGAAGCTGGATGGCAAGATCACCACGCGCGGCAGCTTGCACGGCGGCAGCTGGCAGCTGCAGGTGCCGGTGCTGCAGTTGGATGGCAACGTGAAGCAGAACAAGGTCACGGCGCGCGGTACGCTGAGCGGCAACGCCGCCGGGCAGTGGAAAATCCCCGGCATCGATCTGGCGCTGGGGCGTAACCAACTGAACATCAAAGGGCAGCTGGACGAGAAGAGCTGGAACCTGGACGCCAACATTGACGCGCCGCGTCTGGACGGCGCGCTGCCGGGCCTCGGCGGCACCGCCAAAGGGCTGTTGAAACTGCGCGGTAATCTGCAGGCGCCGCAGCTGCTGGCGGACTTGACCGCTTCCGGCCTGCAGTGGCAGGCACTGCGTATCAACCGCGTGAAAATCGACGGCGACGTGCGCTCCACGGATCAGATTCAGGGGCAGTTGGCGGTACGCGTCGAACAACTGAAGCAGGACGCGCTGGAGGTCAGCCTGCTGACCCTCGACGCCAAAGGCAGCGAGAAGCAGCATCAGCTGCAGCTGAAGATTGACGGTAAGCCGGTCTCCGGCCAGCTGGCGCTGCAGGGCAGCTTCGATCGTCAGCAGCAGCGTTGGCGCGGCAATCTGAACAATACCCGCTTCGATACGCCGGTCGGGGAATGGCGCCTGACGCGCGCCATCGCGCTGGACTACCTGAACACCGAGCAGAAAATCAGCGTCGGGCCGCACTGTTGGCAGAATCCGAACGCCGAGCTGTGTGTGCCTAAGACCATCGAAGCCGGCCAGAGCGGCCAGGCCAGCGTGGTGCTCAACCGGTTCGACCTGGCGATGATCAAGCCGTTCCTTGGCCCGGAAACCGCACTGAGCGGCGTGTTCACCGGCCGGGCCGACGTCAGCTGGAAGCCGGGCGGCGCGCTGCCGGAGGCGAAAGTCACGCTGGCCGGCAACGGCGTCAAGGTGGTGCAGCAGGTGCAGGGCAACGCGCTGCCGATCGCCTTCGATACGCTGACCCTCAACGCCGGCCTGAACAACGGCCGCGCGCAGGCCGACTGGCGGATCAAACTGACCAACAACGGCCAGTTCGACGGCAATATCCAGGTGGCGGATCCGCAGGTGCGGCGCACCATCAGTGGCAACGTCAACATCACCAATATCTCGCTGGCGATGATCAACCCGGCGCTGATGAAGGGCGAAAGCGCGGCGGGCATGCTGAACGCCAACCTGCGCCTGGGCGGCAGCGCGCAGAAGCCGCTGGTGTTTGGGCGCCTGGCGTTGGATCGGGCGAAGGTGCAGGGGCACTGGATGCCGTTCGACATGACCGACGCGCGGCTGGCGGTGAATTTCAACGGCATGACCTCGACGCTGGAGGGGCTGCTCAGCACCACGCGCGGTCAGCTGAATCTGGCGGGCGATGCCGACTGGCGTGATATCAACGCCTGGCGTGCACGCATTTCCGCCAAGGGCGACAAGCTGCGGGTGACGGTGCCGCCGATGATCCGTATCGACGTGTCGCCGGATCTGGTGTTCGAAGCCACGCCTCAGCTGTTCTCCCTCAACGGCAAGGTCGACATTCCCTGGGCGCGCATCACGGTGCAGGAGCTGCCGGAAAGCGCGGTGGGCGTCTCTTCCGACGAAGTGATGCTGGACGACCAACTGAAGCCGATTCAACCGAAGACCGCCTCGATCCCGATCAACAGCAATCTGATGATCCACGTCGGCAACGACGTACGGCTGGACGCCTTCGGCCTTAAAGCCCGCCTGAAGGGCGATTTGAAAGTGGTGCAGGACAAGAAAGGGCTGGGCCTCAATGGCCAGATTGACATCCCTTCCGGCCGCTTCCATGCTTATGGTCAGGATTTGATCGTGCGTAAAGGGCAGCTGATGTTCTCCGGCCCACCGGATCAGCCGTTGCTCAATATCGAAGCGATCCGCAACCCGGACTCTACCGAGGACGATGTGACCGCCGGCGTGCGCGTGACTGGCCTGGCGGATGCACCGAAGCTGGAAGTGTTCTCCGATCCGGCCAAATCACAACAGGAAGCGTTGTCTTACCTGCTGCGCGGCCAGGGCTTGAGCAGCTCCGGCGCCGATGGCAACGCCATGACCTCGATGTTAATCGGCATGGGGGTTGCACAAAGTGGTCAACTTGTGGGTAAAATCGGCGAGGCATTCGGCGTGAGTAATTTGGCTCTGGACACCCAAGGGGTTGGCGACAGTTCCCAGGTTGTCGTGAGCGGCTATGTCCTCCCAGGCTTACAAGTAAAATATGGGGTGGGCATTTTCGACTCGCTGGCCACGCTGACGTTGCGTTATCGCCTGATGCCTAAGTTGTATCTTGAAGCGGTGTCTGGTCTCGATCAGGCATTAGATTTGCTCTATCAGTTTGAGTTTTAGCGATGCGAATAATTGTCTACGGCAGTTTACGGCGCAAACAGGGAAACAGCCATTGGATGACCAACGCCCAATGGCTCGGCGAGCACGAGCTCGAAGGCTATCAGATTTATAATCTGGGCCATTACCCGGCGGCGATCCCTGGAGAGGGCACGATACATTGCGAAGTGTATCGTATTAACTCATCGATTCTGGCAGAGCTGGACGAACTGAAAAGCAACACCAAGGACTATAAGCGCGAGCTGATTCAGACGCCTTATGGGAGTGCGTGGATCTACCTGTACAAACACAGCGTGGACGGTTACCCGCGAATTACCAGCGGCGACTGGCTGAAGCGTCTCGACGATCAGTAAAAAAAAAACACCGCTCATTGAGCGGTGTTTTTTCATCGGACGGCGGCAGGAATTACTTCTTGGCGGCGCGTTCGAAGGAGGCAATGATTTCCGCTTTAGCCGCGGCAGCGTCTGCCCAGCCTTCCACTTTCACCCATTTGCCTTTTTCCAGATCTTTGTAGTGCTCGAAGAAGTGAGCGATCTGAGCTTTCAGCAGTTCCGGCAGGTCGTTCACGTCTTTCACGTGATCGTACTCTTTGGTCAGCTTGCTGTGCGGAACCGCAACCAGCTTGGCGTCTTCGCCGGCTTCGTCGGTCATCTTCAGTACGCCAACCGGACGGCAGCGGATCACGGAGCCCGGCTGCAGTGGGTATGGGGTTGGAACCAGCACGTCAACCGGGTCACCGTCCAGAGACAGGGTGTGGTTGATGTAGCCGTAGTTGCACGGGTAGAACATTGCGGTGGACATGAAGCGGTCAACGAACAGCGCGCCGGTTTCTTTGTCGATTTCGTATTTGATTGGATCGGCGTTGGCCGGGATTTCGATTACTACGTAGATGTCTTCCGGCAGGTCTTTGCCAGCAGGGACCAGATTCAAGCTCATGTCGGTTTCCTTTAATCATCAAACCAGAAATGGAGTGGCGGCTATTATAGCGGACTCTTTTACGATTTCCTGCCCTTTTCATCGTTGAAAACCCCGCGTGCCGGCGCACGGAGTATTTCCAGATTAATCCCGCCGCGGCATGAAGTTTTGCCTCTGCCTGCCGATAACTTCAACAAACAATAATGAGCTAGCAAAGCTGGCTCCGCGTTTTACCTCTCCTACTACGTCTGATCTCACTATTCTGAAGCCGGGAAGAACTCATGCTAAAAAAGATTACGGTGAAGGCTGGGCTGATCGCCCTGCTGAGCCTGATGACCATGCTGCTGATCATGGTCAGCGTTATTGGCGTCAATGCGATTAACGAAGGATCGCGTTCGATCCATACCCTCAACCAGATCCTTGGCGAAGAGCTGGGCTCGCTGGCCAACAGCTCCAACCTGACGCTGCGTGCCAGAACCGCCGCTTCGCTGGCGGTGCGCCAACGGGAGATTGGCCAGATCGATGTTTCCGACGCCACCGTGGGCCGTATTTACGGTTACCTCGAGCAGTCGAACAAGGAAATGGCGCGCTTTGTCGGCGTCGGTACCGTGACCGATCGTGGCCGCGAACTTTCCAATCGTCTGCAAAACAGCTATCGCACCTATCTGGAACAGGGGGTGAAGCCGATGGCTGCCGCCATCAAGGCCGGCAAGATCGATGAGTATTATCACATTCAGGAGACGCGCATCTCCGCGTTGAGCATCGCTTTCGAAAAGGATCTCACCGATTTCCGCAGCTTCGCCATGAAGCTTGGCGAGAAGCAGGTGTATGACGCGGAAAGCAACGCCAGCACCAAGATCTCGCTGATCGTCGTGGCGGGCCTGCTCAGCGTTCTGTTGGCGCTGCTGGCCTGGTTTGCGCTGCGCGTGATCATTCTGCGTCCGCTGGATGAGTCTATCGCGCAACTGGAGCACATCGCCGGCGGCGATCTGACCCATGAGATCCGCGGCGAGGGCGATACCGAGATGGGCCGTCTGGTGCGGGCGATGCAGCGCATGCAGCAGGCGCTGGCCAGTTCGGTCAGCAAAGTGCGCGATGCCAGCAGCCAGATTGACACCGGTTCACGCGAACTGGCGGCCGGCAACCTGCATCTGGCGCAGCGCACCGAAGAGTCGGCCGCTTCGCTGGAAGAGACCGCCGCCAGCATGGAACAGCTGACCTCGACGGTGAAAATGAACGCCGAGAACTGCGAACAGGCCAACCAGCTGGCGCTGAGCGTGTCCGATATCGCTAACCAGGGCAGCGAGGTAGTCAGCCAGGTGATGAGCAAGATGCAGGCGATCACCGACAGTTCACGCCGCATCGCAGACATCATCAGCGTGATGGACGGCATCGCCTTCCAGACCAATATCCTGGCGCTGAACGCGGCGGTAGAAGCGGCGCGCGCCGGCGAACAGGGCCGCGGTTTCGCGGTGGTGGCCGGTGAAGTGCGAAACCTGGCGCAGCGCAGCGCCCAGTCGGCGAAAGAGATCAAAGGGCTGATCGAAGCGTCGCAGAACCGGGTGCAGGAAGGCGAACAGATGGTGGAGTCGGCGGCGCAGACCATGAGCGGCATCACTGGCGAAGTGGGCCGGGTAACGGCGCTGATGCGTGAGATCTCGGCGGCGACGCGCGAACAAAGCAGCGGTATCGAACAGGTGAACCTGGCGGTGGCGCAGATGGATCAGGTGGCGCAACAGAACGCGGCGCTGGTGGAAGAGTCGGCTGCGGCGACGCGCTCGCTGGAAGATCAGGCTCAGCTGCTGGCGCAGAGCATGGCGGCGTTCAAACTGTAAGGCGATAAGGGTTCGGCGCCGCGCCGAACCCTTGCAAAGAACGCGTTACTCGTCCGGGTTTTCGGCGATGAAGCGTTCCGCGTCTTCTACCATCGACTTGGTGCCGACGAAGAATGGCGCGCGCTGGTGCAGTTTCACCGGCGTGATGTCCAGAATGCGGTTTTTGCCGTCGCTGGCCTTGCCGCCGGCCTGTTCAGCCAGGAACGCCATCGGGTTGCATTCGTACAGCAGGCGCAGCTTGCCTTGCGGATGGCTGGCGGTGCTTGGGTAGATGTAGATGCCGCCTTTCAGCAGGTTGCGGTGGAAGTCCGCCACCAGAGAACCGATGTAGCGCGAGGTGTAAGGGCGCTGCGTCGCTTCATCCTGCTCCTGGCAGTACTTGATGTATTTCTTCACGCCGAGAGGGAACTTGATGTAGTTGCCTTCGTTGATGGAATACATGTTGCCGCTCGCCGGGAAGCGTACTTTCTCGTGGGAGAGGCAGAATACGCCCAGAGACGGGTCGTAAGTAAAGGCGTGGACGCCGTAACCGGTGGTGTACACCAGCATGGTGGACGAACCGTAAACCACATAACCTGCTGCGACCTGGGCGCTGCCCGGCTGCAGGAAGTCTTCTTCGGTCACCGGCGTGCCGACCGGCGTGATGCGACGGTAGATAGAGAAAATCGTACCGACCGAGACGTTGACATCGATGTTGGACGAACCGTCCAACGGATCCATCAATACGACATACTTGGCATTTTCAGCTCGCTCGCCGTCGAATATCACGATTTCATCTTCTTCTTCGGAAGCGATACCCGCAACTTCACCACGCGCTTTCAACGCCGCTTTCAGCTTTTCGTTCGCGTACAGGTCCAGTTTCATCTGAACTTCGCCCTGTACGTTGGACACACCGCTGGTTCCCAGAATATCAACCAGGCCGGCCTTGTTGATGTCGCGGTGGATGATTTTGGCGCCCAGTTTAATTGCAGAAAGTAACGCGGTCAGCTCGCCGGTGGCGTGAGAGAAGTCGTGCTGTTTCTCGACGATAAATTCGCCTAACGTTTTCATGACACAATCCCTGAATCTACGGATGGATAGCGGCCTGTTAACAAACCGCCAACGTTTTCGCGTGCAGTGTAGCCCAAAGATGCGCGCCATTCATAGGCAAATCCATTTCTTCTGGACGATTCTGAGCGTTAGAATATGCCGACATTCGATGCACTCACATGAGAAACCTATGCGCATTCACATTCTTGGGATCTGTGGCACCTTTATGGGCGGGCTAGCGATGCTGGCGCGCTCACTGGGGCATGACGTCACCGGTTCGGACGCCAACGTCTATCCGCCGATGAGCACGCTGCTGGAGAACCAGGGGATCGATCTTATTCAGGGTTATGATCCAGCCCAGCTGGATCCGGCGCCGGATCTGGTGATCATCGGCAACGCCATGACGCGCGGCAACCCGTGCGTGGAGGCGGTGCTGGAGCGTGGCATCCCTTACGTTTCCGGCCCGCAGTGGCTGCACGACGCCGTGTTGCGCGATCGCTGGGTACTGGCGGTCGCCGGCACCCACGGCAAAACCACCACCGCCGGCATGGCGACCTGGATCCTCGAAGCCTGCGGCTACCAGCCCGGCTTCGTCATCGGCGGCGTACCGGGTAACTTCGACGTATCGGCCCGCCTCGGCGGCAGCCCGTTCTTCGTGATCGAGGCCGACGAGTATGACTGCGCGTTCTTCGACAAGCGCTCCAAGTTCGTGCATTACAGCCCGCGCACGCTGATCATGAATAACCTGGAGTTCGATCACGCCGATATCTTCGACGATCTTAAAGCCATCCAGAAACAGTTCCACCACCTGGTGCGTCTGGTGCCGGGCAAAGGCAAG
The sequence above is drawn from the Serratia sp. FDAARGOS_506 genome and encodes:
- a CDS encoding methyl-accepting chemotaxis protein; amino-acid sequence: MLKKITVKAGLIALLSLMTMLLIMVSVIGVNAINEGSRSIHTLNQILGEELGSLANSSNLTLRARTAASLAVRQREIGQIDVSDATVGRIYGYLEQSNKEMARFVGVGTVTDRGRELSNRLQNSYRTYLEQGVKPMAAAIKAGKIDEYYHIQETRISALSIAFEKDLTDFRSFAMKLGEKQVYDAESNASTKISLIVVAGLLSVLLALLAWFALRVIILRPLDESIAQLEHIAGGDLTHEIRGEGDTEMGRLVRAMQRMQQALASSVSKVRDASSQIDTGSRELAAGNLHLAQRTEESAASLEETAASMEQLTSTVKMNAENCEQANQLALSVSDIANQGSEVVSQVMSKMQAITDSSRRIADIISVMDGIAFQTNILALNAAVEAARAGEQGRGFAVVAGEVRNLAQRSAQSAKEIKGLIEASQNRVQEGEQMVESAAQTMSGITGEVGRVTALMREISAATREQSSGIEQVNLAVAQMDQVAQQNAALVEESAAATRSLEDQAQLLAQSMAAFKL
- a CDS encoding autotransporter assembly complex family protein, translated to MCLLSVLLAAPAAYAANVRLQVEGLSGELEKNVRVRLSSITPEEVGTDGRFRARVDEAVRQGLRALGYYQPTIEFTLDDRPGMSRPVLHAKVNPGEPVRIAGANIVLEGGAKTDEDYLTLVKKGRPTIGEILNHGKYDSFKGSLTGLALRKGYFDADMTKSQLGVAEDLHKAFWDIDFNSGERYRFGKVKFTGSQIREDYLQNLVPFHQGDYYSSEDLAELNRRLSATNWFNSVVVSPDFNDAKENKILPLDALVTPRTRNTVETGIGYSTDVGPRVKGTWKKPWLNDRGHSLETSASVSAPEQQLDLTYKIPLLKNPLEQYYLLQGGLKNVDLNDTKSVTSKVVASRNWDLSSGWQRAINLTWRWDNFTQGNVSNTTMLLYPGVSFNRTRSRGGLMPTWGDSQRYSIDVSDTSWGSGVDFALMQAQNVWIRTLADKHRFVARGQVGWIETNDFDKVPPDLRFFAGGDRSIRGYKYKDISPRGDDGKLTGASKMLTGSLEYQYNVTGKWWGAMFVDSGEAVNDIKQSNFKTGAGVGVRWQSPVGPVKLDIAAPVGDKDTHGMQFYIGLGPEL
- the fbp gene encoding class 1 fructose-bisphosphatase — translated: MKTLGEFIVEKQHDFSHATGELTALLSAIKLGAKIIHRDINKAGLVDILGTSGVSNVQGEVQMKLDLYANEKLKAALKARGEVAGIASEEEDEIVIFDGERAENAKYVVLMDPLDGSSNIDVNVSVGTIFSIYRRITPVGTPVTEEDFLQPGSAQVAAGYVVYGSSTMLVYTTGYGVHAFTYDPSLGVFCLSHEKVRFPASGNMYSINEGNYIKFPLGVKKYIKYCQEQDEATQRPYTSRYIGSLVADFHRNLLKGGIYIYPSTASHPQGKLRLLYECNPMAFLAEQAGGKASDGKNRILDITPVKLHQRAPFFVGTKSMVEDAERFIAENPDE
- a CDS encoding translocation/assembly module TamB domain-containing protein, yielding MSLVKKICLGFLVVLLLLIGGLAFLIGTTTGLHMVINGAARWVPGLEIAGVSGGWRDLTLKGVKYQMPGVTVNAGQFHLSLDLSCFKRSSLCVNALTAQDVDVAVNTKEMAPSAPVEESSEPTTNLSTPYPITLRLLALNNVKVTVDDTAISLAEFRTGAQWQERALTLMPTKIGSLLIALPKTPQNPLPEAVQPAVEVAKKVGEQVADAAKPAPAQPPEEKPLGETLKELFAKPLLPDLPDIRLPLDITVKEISGEQLRLTGDTDVLITSLLLQASTQDQHIQLDNFDVKSPQGMLSVQGQATLTGDWPVALTANSALNIEPLKGEKVKLNIGGGLRDELKVALNLSGPVGAQLDVQTRLAEAGLPLALTLQSKQLKWPLSGEAQYQVNDFRLRFNGKATDYALSTRANLKGQDLPPAVLTLDGKGNVEQFKLERLRLAALQGNTDLTALVDWSKAISWTSQLTLSGINTAKQWPEWPAKLDGKITTRGSLHGGSWQLQVPVLQLDGNVKQNKVTARGTLSGNAAGQWKIPGIDLALGRNQLNIKGQLDEKSWNLDANIDAPRLDGALPGLGGTAKGLLKLRGNLQAPQLLADLTASGLQWQALRINRVKIDGDVRSTDQIQGQLAVRVEQLKQDALEVSLLTLDAKGSEKQHQLQLKIDGKPVSGQLALQGSFDRQQQRWRGNLNNTRFDTPVGEWRLTRAIALDYLNTEQKISVGPHCWQNPNAELCVPKTIEAGQSGQASVVLNRFDLAMIKPFLGPETALSGVFTGRADVSWKPGGALPEAKVTLAGNGVKVVQQVQGNALPIAFDTLTLNAGLNNGRAQADWRIKLTNNGQFDGNIQVADPQVRRTISGNVNITNISLAMINPALMKGESAAGMLNANLRLGGSAQKPLVFGRLALDRAKVQGHWMPFDMTDARLAVNFNGMTSTLEGLLSTTRGQLNLAGDADWRDINAWRARISAKGDKLRVTVPPMIRIDVSPDLVFEATPQLFSLNGKVDIPWARITVQELPESAVGVSSDEVMLDDQLKPIQPKTASIPINSNLMIHVGNDVRLDAFGLKARLKGDLKVVQDKKGLGLNGQIDIPSGRFHAYGQDLIVRKGQLMFSGPPDQPLLNIEAIRNPDSTEDDVTAGVRVTGLADAPKLEVFSDPAKSQQEALSYLLRGQGLSSSGADGNAMTSMLIGMGVAQSGQLVGKIGEAFGVSNLALDTQGVGDSSQVVVSGYVLPGLQVKYGVGIFDSLATLTLRYRLMPKLYLEAVSGLDQALDLLYQFEF
- a CDS encoding gamma-glutamylcyclotransferase gives rise to the protein MRIIVYGSLRRKQGNSHWMTNAQWLGEHELEGYQIYNLGHYPAAIPGEGTIHCEVYRINSSILAELDELKSNTKDYKRELIQTPYGSAWIYLYKHSVDGYPRITSGDWLKRLDDQ
- the ppa gene encoding inorganic diphosphatase codes for the protein MSLNLVPAGKDLPEDIYVVIEIPANADPIKYEIDKETGALFVDRFMSTAMFYPCNYGYINHTLSLDGDPVDVLVPTPYPLQPGSVIRCRPVGVLKMTDEAGEDAKLVAVPHSKLTKEYDHVKDVNDLPELLKAQIAHFFEHYKDLEKGKWVKVEGWADAAAAKAEIIASFERAAKK